From a single Shewanella denitrificans OS217 genomic region:
- a CDS encoding excalibur calcium-binding domain-containing protein, with amino-acid sequence MNMENGTLVRWNEGKGFGFIQPEQKITCLLNNKPDEALNIDVFIHISTLKHMARKPKVGDNIEFERELQADGKVRARRAHITGVAILASSLQVNSQSHSKAALSTNSSAIHHSSQHNSLHSKDAFHLVKSGRDTAPKNKMASHIITTLLLISLGIYGFSQSNKITANASEPVPTQLQSDANTLSQNTVQKLQPNFYCETAKTHCSHMKSCEEATFYLKNCPTTQMDGDGDGIPCERQHCGY; translated from the coding sequence ATGAACATGGAAAATGGCACATTAGTGCGTTGGAATGAAGGCAAAGGCTTTGGATTTATTCAGCCAGAACAAAAAATAACCTGCTTATTAAATAATAAACCGGATGAAGCGTTAAATATTGATGTGTTTATTCATATCTCGACCCTCAAACACATGGCGCGCAAGCCTAAAGTCGGTGACAACATAGAGTTTGAGCGCGAGCTGCAAGCCGATGGTAAAGTCAGAGCCCGTCGAGCTCATATTACTGGGGTTGCCATCCTAGCAAGCTCTCTTCAGGTCAATAGCCAAAGCCATTCAAAGGCTGCACTGAGTACAAATAGCAGTGCTATCCATCACAGCTCTCAGCACAATTCTCTGCACAGCAAAGACGCCTTTCATCTCGTCAAAAGCGGCCGCGACACGGCACCGAAGAACAAAATGGCTAGCCATATTATTACCACTTTATTGCTTATTAGCTTAGGGATTTATGGGTTTAGTCAATCTAACAAAATCACCGCCAATGCCAGCGAGCCAGTGCCAACCCAATTACAGTCAGATGCAAATACGCTTAGCCAAAACACGGTGCAAAAACTTCAGCCCAATTTTTATTGTGAAACAGCTAAAACCCATTGCAGCCATATGAAATCCTGTGAGGAAGCCACTTTTTATCTCAAAAATTGCCCAACGACTCAAATGGATGGCGATGGTGATGGTATCCCTTGTGAACGCCAACATTGCGGTTATTAA
- a CDS encoding GGDEF domain-containing protein, with product MHEVELDKTHKLRAKVLIGTCGLLGMLGLLLGVINILFIGLSPVLAGLQLGYALVSFWLMQRALNDNHKPWEAHLYVYGLTAIVMFAVYVARLESFMFCWALILPILYLLMLGKQTATLPASFLFIFVLIDISIKSDVMPWPMILNFSCSYALIWLIAYVYENNRERSENELQTLALLDPLTQHYNRLALSKRFQSLSQTSTLPMCILLLDLDYFKVINDTYGHEAGDIVLKACAKQISSIAGYSDTFRVGGEEFCVLVQAEHANQAVELAESIRKLISDTEFLFENQNLAVTVSVGVATFEAKMTLSNLLAKADKQLYLAKDLGRNKVMFDGGYLK from the coding sequence ATGCATGAAGTTGAGTTAGACAAAACCCATAAGTTAAGAGCAAAAGTGTTGATAGGAACTTGTGGATTACTTGGAATGCTCGGGCTGTTACTTGGGGTGATCAACATTCTTTTTATAGGCTTAAGTCCAGTGTTAGCAGGCCTGCAGCTAGGATATGCCTTGGTGTCATTTTGGTTAATGCAACGGGCACTAAATGATAATCACAAACCTTGGGAGGCTCACTTATATGTTTATGGATTAACGGCAATAGTGATGTTTGCTGTTTATGTAGCAAGGTTAGAAAGTTTTATGTTTTGTTGGGCGTTGATCTTACCCATTCTTTACTTGCTTATGCTTGGCAAACAAACAGCCACTCTACCTGCCAGCTTTCTGTTTATTTTTGTATTAATCGACATTAGCATTAAATCTGATGTCATGCCTTGGCCTATGATTTTGAACTTTTCTTGCAGCTATGCACTGATTTGGCTTATTGCTTATGTCTATGAAAATAATAGGGAACGCTCTGAAAATGAATTACAAACATTGGCACTGCTAGATCCCTTAACCCAGCATTACAATCGCTTAGCCTTAAGTAAGAGATTTCAATCACTTTCTCAAACTTCCACTCTGCCTATGTGCATATTATTGTTAGATCTCGATTATTTTAAAGTGATTAATGATACCTATGGTCATGAAGCGGGTGATATTGTCCTGAAGGCTTGTGCTAAACAAATAAGCAGTATTGCGGGCTACAGTGACACTTTTAGGGTGGGTGGTGAAGAGTTCTGTGTGTTAGTGCAAGCTGAACATGCAAACCAAGCTGTTGAGTTGGCGGAATCAATTCGAAAACTGATAAGTGACACTGAATTTTTATTTGAAAATCAAAACTTAGCTGTGACAGTAAGCGTTGGGGTCGCAACATTCGAGGCTAAGATGACACTGTCAAACTTGCTGGCCAAAGCCGATAAGCAGCTATATTTAGCCAAAGATTTAGGCAGAAACAAGGTGATGTTTGACGGCGGTTATTTAAAATAA
- the dusB gene encoding tRNA dihydrouridine synthase DusB produces MQIGPYQLKNQLIVAPMAGVTDQAFRNLCLRYGAALAVSEMLSSNPEVWDTEKSRQRMTHSGEEGIRSVQIAGADPDLMANAAQFNVEQGAHIIDINMGCPAKKVNKKFAGSALMQDPALVKDILQAVVAAVDVPVTLKIRTGWDPEHKNGVQIAQIAQDCGIASLAVHGRTRQCMYKGFAEYDTIKAIKQNISIPVVANGDIDSPEKARFVLDYTGVDALMIGRGAQGRPWIFKEIQHYLETGKKLAPIEIHEQRLVMLEHLTKLYELYGEYKGVRFARKHTGWYLNQEEQRQFRADFNRLESADQQYSLVECYFDELVKN; encoded by the coding sequence ATGCAAATTGGCCCCTATCAACTGAAGAATCAGCTGATCGTGGCACCAATGGCAGGTGTCACAGATCAAGCCTTTCGAAACCTCTGTTTACGTTATGGTGCAGCCTTAGCCGTTTCAGAGATGCTTTCCTCTAATCCCGAAGTATGGGACACAGAGAAAAGCCGCCAGCGCATGACACACTCTGGTGAAGAAGGTATACGCTCAGTACAAATTGCCGGCGCCGATCCTGATTTAATGGCCAATGCCGCTCAGTTCAATGTTGAACAAGGCGCGCATATCATTGATATCAACATGGGTTGTCCAGCGAAAAAAGTGAATAAAAAATTTGCAGGCTCAGCATTGATGCAAGATCCCGCGCTAGTAAAAGACATTTTACAAGCCGTGGTTGCCGCAGTAGATGTGCCTGTCACCTTAAAAATTCGCACAGGTTGGGATCCTGAACACAAGAATGGTGTTCAAATCGCCCAGATTGCCCAAGATTGTGGCATTGCCTCCCTCGCCGTTCACGGCAGAACGCGGCAATGTATGTATAAAGGCTTTGCCGAGTACGACACGATAAAAGCAATAAAACAGAATATCTCTATTCCTGTTGTCGCCAATGGAGACATAGACAGTCCAGAGAAAGCGCGGTTTGTGCTTGATTACACTGGCGTCGATGCCCTGATGATAGGACGAGGTGCCCAAGGACGGCCATGGATTTTTAAAGAGATCCAGCACTACTTGGAAACAGGTAAAAAATTAGCGCCCATTGAGATACACGAGCAACGACTTGTCATGCTCGAGCATCTAACCAAACTGTATGAATTGTATGGCGAATATAAAGGTGTCCGCTTCGCCAGAAAGCATACGGGATGGTATTTAAACCAAGAGGAACAGCGCCAATTTCGTGCTGACTTCAATCGGCTCGAAAGCGCTGACCAGCAATATTCCCTAGTGGAATGTTATTTTGATGAATTAGTAAAAAATTAA
- the prmA gene encoding 50S ribosomal protein L11 methyltransferase produces MPWIQLRINTNSDHADAIGDILMEQGAVSITYEDGKDTPIFEPKLGETPLWQDTVVVALFDAGTDLAPTVALLATSPMLGENFPHKIEQIEDKDWVREWMDSFHPIQFGTRLWICPSWREIPHPDAVNVILDPGLAFGTGTHPTTALCLEWLDSLDLSDEEVIDFGCGSGILAIAALKLGAKKVTGVDIDYQAIDASQANAVRNNVQDQLALYLPEDQPEGLIADVLVANILAGPLRELAPLIAEKVRQGGKLALSGLLQEQAEELAEFYSQWFQMDPPAYKDDWSRLTGIRK; encoded by the coding sequence ATGCCTTGGATCCAACTTAGAATCAACACCAACAGTGACCATGCTGACGCCATTGGCGATATCCTTATGGAGCAAGGCGCTGTGTCTATTACCTATGAAGACGGTAAGGACACCCCTATTTTCGAACCTAAATTAGGTGAAACGCCGCTTTGGCAAGACACTGTGGTGGTGGCGCTATTCGATGCTGGCACAGATCTAGCGCCGACCGTAGCCCTATTAGCCACCTCGCCCATGCTAGGGGAAAACTTCCCCCACAAAATCGAGCAAATCGAAGACAAAGATTGGGTCCGTGAATGGATGGACAGCTTTCATCCGATCCAATTCGGTACTCGCTTGTGGATTTGCCCTAGCTGGCGTGAAATTCCCCACCCTGATGCGGTGAATGTAATTTTAGATCCAGGTCTCGCTTTCGGTACTGGTACCCACCCCACTACCGCTTTGTGCCTAGAATGGCTAGACAGCTTAGATTTAAGCGATGAAGAGGTGATAGATTTTGGCTGCGGCTCAGGCATTCTTGCCATCGCGGCCTTAAAACTTGGCGCCAAGAAAGTCACTGGCGTTGATATCGACTACCAAGCCATAGATGCCTCACAAGCCAATGCTGTGCGTAATAATGTCCAAGACCAACTGGCCCTGTATTTACCAGAAGATCAACCTGAAGGACTCATAGCCGATGTGCTGGTTGCTAACATACTCGCAGGCCCGCTGCGGGAACTTGCGCCGCTCATCGCAGAAAAAGTCCGTCAAGGCGGCAAGCTTGCACTTTCTGGCCTGTTGCAGGAGCAAGCTGAAGAGTTAGCCGAATTTTATAGCCAATGGTTCCAGATGGACCCACCTGCCTATAAGGATGATTGGAGTCGCTTAACAGGCATACGTAAGTAG
- a CDS encoding linear amide C-N hydrolase: protein MCLRVLNNLNEQYPVTGRNMNWFRPINVSLYRFTEGLEKQGLTHKQMHTLALPQSAVFKWRSSYASVVAMMGDDEQGYAAVDGMNDQGLMVNALYDTPATYAPAEPNQNNRNISVLCWPQYILDCFADAKSVAEYARHNTLVILDDLVPEGGNERELVPAHIHLAVSDKTGNSSIIEITNGVLSVYENPKYQVVTNEPDYATQLSILKHWQYLWGQTQPRIDTPVYTVMGGYTPIQSFDNAAFYLSLSDKTEQPEDVLAQTRAFMQKGAIPYQFNPKQSDHATCTRWTNMADHHSKTYYFINPLNMMPVWLDVKHTGQPSAKIQLITVKESKIDNHSELHGNLQKQLIHCQDPFALMTH, encoded by the coding sequence ATGTGTTTACGAGTACTGAATAATTTAAATGAGCAATATCCAGTCACTGGCAGGAATATGAATTGGTTTAGGCCTATTAATGTCAGCCTGTATCGTTTTACAGAAGGACTCGAGAAACAAGGCCTAACTCACAAGCAAATGCATACATTAGCCCTGCCACAGAGTGCCGTCTTTAAGTGGCGTTCAAGCTATGCCAGCGTAGTCGCCATGATGGGTGATGACGAGCAAGGTTATGCTGCTGTGGATGGCATGAATGACCAAGGTCTTATGGTTAATGCTCTGTACGATACTCCCGCAACTTACGCGCCTGCAGAACCTAACCAAAATAACAGGAATATCAGCGTGCTTTGCTGGCCGCAGTATATTTTAGACTGCTTTGCCGATGCCAAAAGCGTGGCTGAGTATGCACGCCATAACACTTTAGTGATCTTGGATGACCTAGTGCCTGAAGGTGGGAATGAACGAGAGTTAGTCCCAGCACACATTCACCTTGCCGTGTCAGATAAAACGGGAAACTCAAGCATCATAGAAATAACTAATGGCGTGTTGAGCGTTTATGAAAATCCAAAATATCAAGTGGTCACTAACGAACCTGATTATGCAACTCAGCTGAGTATATTAAAGCATTGGCAATACTTGTGGGGCCAAACTCAGCCTAGAATTGATACACCTGTTTATACTGTGATGGGGGGTTATACACCCATCCAAAGTTTCGATAATGCAGCTTTCTACCTAAGCTTGTCCGACAAAACAGAGCAACCAGAAGACGTGCTGGCCCAAACCCGCGCTTTTATGCAAAAAGGTGCGATTCCTTACCAATTTAATCCCAAACAGTCTGACCATGCCACCTGCACACGTTGGACAAATATGGCAGATCATCACAGCAAAACTTATTACTTTATTAATCCACTGAACATGATGCCCGTTTGGTTAGACGTGAAACACACAGGTCAACCCAGTGCAAAAATTCAATTAATCACAGTCAAAGAATCTAAAATCGATAACCACTCAGAGTTACACGGCAATCTACAGAAACAATTAATACACTGCCAAGACCCGTTTGCGCTTATGACGCATTAA
- a CDS encoding PD40 domain-containing protein, whose protein sequence is MVKTLTLLVLLWAIPLTSAAAEAKIEDTIENAASFPILKGPYFGQTPPGLTPEVFAAGIVSVDGRYEGGVSFSADFNEMYFSATVKGHSIVYFSTLENQHWTQPIKANFTQGKVADEFSPFASLSGNRIYFSTYDSSYPLKIWYVNRLDNAWSKAILLDSPLNKEEVIMSSEAQNGDLFYINSSKRKMYYALNNNNQFAEGQDVGIEYGSHGFISPSQDFLVVDAHKDNDETKDKDIYVYFKQQDGTWSKPINLGSTVNSNFREGSPTITPDGKYLFFNRYDEKSGNPNIYWVSTDIITELKKTNF, encoded by the coding sequence ATGGTGAAAACATTAACATTATTAGTCTTATTGTGGGCGATACCGCTAACCTCAGCCGCTGCTGAAGCCAAGATTGAAGACACGATTGAAAACGCGGCTAGCTTTCCAATCTTAAAAGGTCCCTACTTTGGGCAAACACCGCCTGGGTTAACGCCTGAGGTTTTCGCGGCGGGTATTGTCTCTGTGGATGGACGATATGAAGGGGGTGTGTCTTTTTCTGCTGACTTTAATGAAATGTACTTTTCTGCAACGGTGAAAGGCCACTCTATTGTGTATTTTTCAACACTCGAAAACCAGCATTGGACTCAGCCTATCAAAGCCAATTTTACCCAAGGTAAGGTCGCGGATGAATTTAGTCCATTTGCGAGCCTTAGTGGTAACAGGATTTATTTTTCCACTTACGACTCGAGTTATCCGCTTAAAATCTGGTATGTAAACCGTTTAGATAACGCTTGGAGCAAGGCGATACTGCTGGATTCACCACTCAATAAAGAAGAAGTTATCATGTCGAGTGAAGCCCAAAACGGCGATCTGTTTTATATCAATTCGTCAAAAAGAAAAATGTATTACGCCCTTAACAACAATAACCAATTTGCCGAAGGGCAGGATGTCGGCATTGAGTATGGTTCCCACGGTTTTATTTCCCCATCTCAAGATTTCTTAGTGGTAGACGCCCATAAAGACAATGATGAAACCAAAGACAAGGATATTTACGTCTATTTTAAGCAGCAAGACGGGACATGGTCAAAACCCATCAACCTTGGGTCTACCGTCAATTCTAATTTTAGAGAAGGAAGCCCTACTATCACGCCCGATGGCAAATATTTATTTTTCAATCGCTATGATGAGAAAAGCGGCAACCCTAATATTTACTGGGTAAGCACAGACATAATCACCGAGTTAAAGAAAACGAATTTTTAG
- a CDS encoding PD40 domain-containing protein, which translates to MKHLYFFIVLLLSMLLLSSKSYSQEGFPVLKGPYMGQQPPGMMAELFAPGIISKQGWELEGVFAPGMKEFYFTLDRSEYTNGPDKKFSPTVIGYRQHNNIWTKYIEFPRRGETAFSPDGKRMHMAEGYKDRIGEGWSERKSLGPMFDRKDWGIMRLTVSSQGTYVFDDYKSKDVIRISRLKDGKRQAPIKMGPAVNSGTYTAHPFIAADESYLIWDSKREGGYGDSDLYISFRQQDGTWGPAINMGDKVNSDKWEAYASVTSDGKYMLFNRGVDGRDVDIYWVDAQIIETLKPQ; encoded by the coding sequence ATGAAGCATCTTTATTTTTTTATAGTATTGCTACTCTCAATGCTTTTACTTAGCAGTAAGAGTTATAGCCAAGAGGGATTTCCAGTCCTTAAAGGCCCCTATATGGGTCAACAACCACCGGGCATGATGGCAGAACTCTTTGCACCAGGCATCATCTCGAAACAAGGCTGGGAGCTCGAAGGTGTGTTTGCTCCCGGCATGAAAGAGTTTTACTTCACTTTAGACCGCAGTGAATACACTAATGGTCCCGATAAAAAATTTAGCCCAACTGTTATCGGTTATCGTCAGCACAACAATATCTGGACTAAATACATTGAATTCCCCCGACGCGGTGAAACGGCGTTTTCCCCTGACGGCAAGCGCATGCATATGGCAGAGGGCTATAAAGACCGGATAGGCGAGGGCTGGTCAGAACGTAAAAGCCTTGGGCCTATGTTTGACCGCAAAGACTGGGGCATTATGCGTCTTACCGTGTCCTCCCAAGGTACCTATGTGTTTGACGATTATAAAAGTAAAGACGTCATTCGCATATCTAGGCTCAAGGACGGCAAGCGACAAGCGCCCATAAAAATGGGCCCTGCGGTCAACTCGGGCACCTATACCGCCCACCCTTTTATCGCAGCGGATGAGAGTTACCTTATTTGGGATAGTAAGCGGGAAGGCGGCTACGGGGATTCAGATCTTTATATCAGTTTTCGACAACAAGATGGCACTTGGGGCCCTGCCATCAATATGGGCGATAAGGTCAATTCCGATAAATGGGAGGCCTACGCCAGTGTCACCTCAGACGGCAAATACATGCTGTTTAACAGAGGCGTAGATGGGCGTGACGTCGATATTTATTGGGTGGATGCACAGATTATTGAAACCCTCAAACCCCAATAA
- the fis gene encoding DNA-binding transcriptional regulator Fis, which yields MFDQTTNTEVHQLTVGKIETANGTIKPQLLRDAVKRAVTNFFSQLDGQEASEVYEMVLSEVEAPLLDIIMQHTRGNQTRAANMLGINRGTLRKKLKKYGMN from the coding sequence ATGTTTGATCAGACAACTAACACTGAAGTTCACCAGCTTACCGTAGGCAAAATCGAAACTGCAAATGGCACTATCAAGCCACAGTTATTACGTGATGCAGTAAAACGTGCCGTAACTAACTTCTTCTCTCAGTTGGACGGTCAAGAAGCCTCTGAAGTATATGAAATGGTATTAAGCGAAGTAGAAGCGCCTTTACTAGACATCATAATGCAACACACACGTGGCAACCAAACACGTGCAGCAAACATGCTAGGTATTAACCGCGGCACCTTGCGTAAAAAATTAAAGAAATACGGCATGAACTAA
- a CDS encoding winged helix-turn-helix domain-containing protein, translating to MAEQYSIGGFFIDLSRNQITQNNQSQIIAPKALAVLTYLAENQGKVVSHDALLENVWQGTVVSPNTLQRSIAQLRKALGDDGKVQVYIKTHAKQGYSLECDVRWHDNIESPPLNAAQENIVDTPTMSETNALAMSEDNTQSKAQHHSHDKDQSKSATTTDNAKPSKLTVMPLFTLFGIIILAYIGYQYLMPQPPSKLSFGELRLLTTTDNKEFASIYSPDGQYVVFHRYSAVFCRNNIWAKNTKTQQETQLTKDFDSYGSHSFSTDGNQLVFIQTGGCSKPEPDNQCYKLMSLDFHKALQAPQSAKVLVECKNSEIKFPKWLNNDDIALFQKLSNRWKLTRYSVSANKTTDIYEIDEGNLIYYDYSPEDELLAVISSHKDGQYYIEILKPDGRLISSNRIEYPKEIAKFKRIYPNFSPLKEQLIFSTGRQLFTLSFDGQVTNISLPLDQSMGQPQFHPDGKRMLVIKGHYDSDIVSLPLSQLTSSPLVSSQPNTAQIENAQIVQSSAQTQSLTSSDYSVIERSTYGEDSAKLQPNGELIAYQSDRSGEEQLWITDGKSSQQLTDFPMDTYIYGMDWAADGQSLLVNANDVLIQVSLDSTQTIFPLEYPVFQLFQWDSKNNRAVVLIRIQEVLTFAELNLTHLETRTINDKDINWALKSENGQLVYADKMGRFWRPGPVEDQRIEALDGQEAEKQRFVINDNVIYGINKQNQLWSYGLNEDKFDILADLPSNVDYLTDIDNSQLLMSIRVSARKDVAELTIKQ from the coding sequence ATGGCAGAGCAATATTCGATTGGTGGTTTTTTTATTGATTTATCCAGAAATCAAATCACGCAAAATAACCAATCTCAAATAATTGCTCCAAAAGCCTTGGCAGTACTCACTTACTTGGCTGAAAACCAAGGTAAGGTGGTTAGTCATGACGCATTGCTGGAGAACGTCTGGCAAGGCACTGTCGTTTCACCTAATACATTACAAAGAAGCATCGCCCAATTAAGAAAAGCCCTAGGTGATGATGGCAAAGTTCAGGTTTATATTAAGACCCATGCAAAGCAAGGTTATAGCCTTGAATGTGATGTTAGGTGGCACGATAATATTGAATCCCCTCCCCTCAATGCCGCTCAAGAAAATATTGTCGACACGCCGACTATGAGTGAGACCAACGCCCTTGCTATGAGTGAGGACAACACGCAAAGCAAGGCGCAACATCACTCTCACGACAAGGATCAAAGTAAGAGCGCCACAACAACCGATAACGCCAAGCCTTCAAAGCTGACTGTAATGCCGCTGTTTACCCTCTTTGGCATAATTATCTTGGCGTATATCGGCTATCAGTATCTTATGCCTCAGCCGCCCTCGAAATTATCCTTTGGCGAGTTACGTCTACTGACCACCACAGACAATAAAGAATTCGCGAGCATTTATTCACCCGATGGTCAGTACGTGGTTTTTCATCGCTATTCAGCAGTGTTTTGCCGCAATAACATCTGGGCAAAAAACACTAAGACTCAGCAAGAAACTCAACTAACCAAAGACTTTGATTCATATGGAAGTCATAGTTTTTCTACCGATGGTAACCAACTGGTCTTTATTCAGACGGGGGGTTGTAGTAAACCTGAGCCCGATAATCAGTGTTATAAGCTCATGAGTTTGGATTTTCACAAGGCACTGCAAGCACCTCAATCGGCAAAGGTATTGGTTGAGTGTAAAAATTCAGAAATAAAATTTCCTAAATGGCTAAATAATGACGATATCGCCTTATTTCAAAAGCTGTCTAATCGTTGGAAATTGACCCGTTACTCGGTCAGTGCAAACAAAACCACAGATATTTACGAGATTGATGAGGGAAATTTAATTTACTACGATTATTCGCCAGAAGATGAACTGCTTGCCGTGATAAGTTCCCATAAAGATGGTCAGTATTACATTGAAATTCTCAAACCAGATGGCCGTCTTATTTCCAGCAACCGCATCGAATACCCAAAAGAAATCGCAAAATTTAAGAGGATCTACCCCAATTTCTCCCCCTTAAAGGAACAACTCATTTTTAGCACCGGCAGGCAATTATTTACCCTGTCTTTTGATGGCCAAGTCACTAACATCAGCTTGCCCCTCGATCAATCTATGGGCCAGCCCCAGTTTCATCCTGATGGAAAGCGTATGCTGGTCATTAAAGGCCACTACGACAGTGACATAGTATCTTTGCCACTCTCACAGTTAACGAGTTCCCCGCTAGTGAGCTCACAGCCCAATACCGCGCAGATTGAAAATGCACAAATAGTACAATCATCGGCGCAAACTCAAAGCCTTACAAGCAGCGATTATTCAGTAATAGAGCGCTCAACATATGGCGAAGATAGCGCCAAATTACAGCCCAATGGCGAGCTAATCGCATACCAATCGGATCGTTCAGGAGAAGAGCAACTTTGGATAACCGACGGTAAAAGTTCACAGCAACTCACCGACTTCCCGATGGATACGTATATATATGGCATGGATTGGGCGGCTGACGGCCAAAGTCTTTTAGTCAATGCTAACGATGTGCTCATTCAGGTATCTCTGGATTCAACGCAAACGATTTTTCCATTGGAATACCCTGTGTTTCAACTTTTCCAATGGGACAGTAAAAACAACCGCGCTGTGGTGCTTATTCGTATTCAAGAGGTACTCACATTCGCCGAGCTTAATTTAACCCACTTAGAGACTCGAACCATTAACGACAAGGACATTAATTGGGCGCTTAAAAGTGAAAATGGCCAACTGGTTTACGCGGATAAGATGGGCAGGTTTTGGCGCCCAGGGCCAGTTGAAGATCAACGGATTGAAGCACTCGATGGCCAAGAAGCCGAAAAGCAGCGCTTCGTGATAAATGACAATGTCATTTACGGCATTAATAAACAAAACCAATTGTGGTCCTATGGGCTTAACGAGGATAAATTTGACATCCTTGCAGACTTACCCAGCAATGTCGATTATTTAACCGACATAGATAACAGCCAGCTTTTGATGAGCATCCGCGTTTCCGCCAGAAAAGACGTAGCTGAACTCACCATAAAACAGTAG
- a CDS encoding TIGR00645 family protein — protein MEKVFEKLMYASRWIMAPIYLGLSLILFALGIKFFQEIFHLIPNIFEIAEVDLVLITLSLIDITLVGGLLIMVMFSGYENFVSQLDVGESSEKLNWLGKMDAGSLKNKVAASIVAISSIHLLKVFMNAENIANDKIMWYLLIHITFVLSAFAMGYLDKITRK, from the coding sequence ATGGAAAAAGTGTTTGAAAAATTGATGTACGCATCGCGCTGGATCATGGCGCCTATTTACTTAGGCTTAAGCCTCATCTTATTTGCCTTAGGCATAAAGTTCTTTCAAGAAATTTTTCATCTCATCCCCAATATCTTCGAGATAGCTGAAGTGGACTTAGTGCTTATCACACTGTCACTTATAGATATCACTTTAGTGGGTGGTCTGCTCATCATGGTGATGTTTTCGGGCTATGAAAACTTCGTCTCACAACTCGATGTGGGTGAAAGCAGTGAAAAACTCAACTGGCTTGGCAAGATGGACGCTGGCTCCCTTAAAAACAAGGTGGCCGCCTCTATCGTGGCGATTTCATCCATTCACCTGCTAAAGGTATTTATGAATGCCGAAAATATCGCTAACGACAAGATCATGTGGTATTTGCTCATTCACATCACCTTTGTGCTATCCGCCTTCGCCATGGGCTATTTGGATAAAATCACCCGTAAATAA
- a CDS encoding energy transducer TonB: MINIIYVFLLMFILLGCKSTTVDLTVKPGKCYQIEYTAKPHYTLQVSQKTVAAINRFNNCDFVEAQTILNTAMPMLANDNMLIASYHAQMGAYDMMKNSLDRGNYQQVISSSKVWANFVKIENDPRIIKELYIAYRMLKNEEKTTQLAALAFETPDAAESYFSLWHQKSFPQHYKNKKINITLALLDLMHEQLQSMNELPSSRYPGDTVNTRLNRTDLSKPFSIYKVAPEAISPGWVILSFSVNKKGRTEDIKVIDVSPVGGFEADAINTLSKWLYLPAESENGKAIKTENLKVKLEVNTQN; this comes from the coding sequence ATGATTAATATTATATATGTGTTTTTGTTAATGTTTATTTTATTAGGATGTAAGTCAACGACGGTAGACTTAACAGTAAAGCCAGGTAAATGTTACCAAATTGAGTACACAGCCAAACCCCATTACACGCTCCAAGTGTCACAAAAAACCGTTGCCGCAATAAATCGATTTAATAATTGTGATTTTGTTGAAGCGCAAACCATATTGAATACGGCAATGCCAATGTTAGCTAATGATAATATGCTAATAGCATCATACCATGCACAAATGGGGGCCTATGATATGATGAAAAACAGTCTAGATAGAGGAAATTATCAGCAGGTCATAAGTTCAAGTAAGGTATGGGCTAATTTTGTAAAAATAGAGAATGATCCCCGTATTATCAAAGAGCTGTATATTGCCTATCGCATGTTAAAAAACGAAGAGAAAACAACACAATTAGCAGCTTTAGCCTTTGAAACCCCTGATGCCGCAGAATCATACTTTTCTCTATGGCATCAAAAGAGTTTTCCTCAGCACTATAAAAATAAAAAAATAAACATAACATTGGCCTTGCTAGATCTTATGCATGAGCAACTGCAATCAATGAATGAATTACCAAGTTCAAGGTATCCTGGAGACACTGTAAACACTCGGTTAAATCGCACTGATTTGAGTAAACCTTTCTCTATATACAAAGTTGCACCTGAAGCAATATCACCAGGTTGGGTCATATTATCCTTCTCTGTTAACAAAAAAGGTAGAACTGAAGATATTAAAGTGATTGATGTAAGCCCAGTGGGAGGGTTTGAAGCTGATGCCATTAATACGCTTTCAAAGTGGCTTTATTTACCTGCTGAATCTGAAAATGGTAAGGCAATTAAAACAGAAAACTTAAAGGTTAAACTTGAGGTAAATACTCAAAATTAA